A single region of the Streptomyces sp. ITFR-16 genome encodes:
- a CDS encoding 1-hydroxy-2-methyl-2-butenyl 4-diphosphate reductase, with protein sequence MGDARGPDGPAAPLLIACALGIEQLALRTGRARAGAAPGPVTVLRTGMGPKAAEAAVARALGADAAPGTAVIASGFCAGLAPGMHPGDLVVADETRAAGASAPCTGTDLLAKALARAVPGRTVHTGPLTGSDHVVRGHERAELRATGAIAVDMESAATLRTALRSGPRPVAAVRVVVDAPEHELVRIGTVRGGISAFRVLRAVLPAFYEWHRSLLLPRR encoded by the coding sequence ATGGGCGATGCCCGGGGGCCGGACGGCCCCGCCGCCCCGCTGCTGATCGCCTGCGCGCTCGGCATCGAACAGCTCGCCCTGCGCACCGGCAGGGCGAGGGCGGGCGCCGCCCCGGGCCCGGTGACCGTGCTGCGTACGGGCATGGGGCCCAAGGCGGCCGAAGCGGCCGTGGCCCGCGCACTGGGCGCGGACGCCGCACCGGGCACCGCGGTCATCGCCTCGGGGTTCTGCGCCGGGCTGGCGCCCGGGATGCACCCGGGCGACCTGGTGGTGGCCGACGAGACCCGGGCAGCCGGGGCGTCGGCCCCCTGTACCGGTACGGATCTGCTGGCGAAAGCGCTGGCCAGGGCCGTACCAGGACGTACCGTCCACACCGGTCCGCTGACCGGCTCCGACCATGTCGTACGCGGGCATGAGCGGGCCGAGCTGCGGGCCACCGGGGCGATCGCGGTGGACATGGAGTCCGCCGCCACTCTGCGCACCGCCCTGCGCTCCGGGCCCCGCCCGGTTGCGGCCGTACGGGTGGTCGTGGACGCTCCAGAGCATGAGCTCGTCCGCATCGGCACGGTCCGCGGTGGAATATCGGCATTCCGCGTTCTTCGTGCCGTACTACCGGCTTTTTATGAATGGCACCGATCTTTGCTGCTCCCCAGGAGGTGA
- the ispG gene encoding flavodoxin-dependent (E)-4-hydroxy-3-methylbut-2-enyl-diphosphate synthase, with translation MTDGEPVVLGLPELPARPLAVRRPSRRIQVGSVAVGGDAPVSVQSMTTTRTSDIGATLQQIAELTASGCQIVRVACPTQDDADALATIASKSQIPVIADIHFQPKYVFAAIDAGCAAVRVNPGNIKQFDDKVKEIARAANDAGTPIRIGVNAGSLDARLLRKYGKATPEALVESALWEASLFEEHGFRDIKISVKHNDPVVMVNAYRQLAAQCDYPLHLGVTEAGPAFQGTIKSAVAFGALLSEGIGDTIRVSLSAPPAEEVKVGLQILESLNLKQRRLEIVSCPSCGRAQVDVYKLADQVSAGLEGMEVPLRVAVMGCVVNGPGEAREADLGVASGNGKGQIFVKGEIIKTVPESKIVETLIEEALKIAEGMDAAGTPSGVPAVTVS, from the coding sequence ATGACCGACGGAGAACCAGTCGTACTGGGTCTCCCCGAGCTGCCGGCCCGGCCGCTCGCGGTGCGCCGCCCCTCGCGGCGCATCCAGGTCGGGTCGGTGGCGGTCGGTGGGGATGCGCCGGTTTCGGTGCAGTCGATGACGACGACGCGTACGTCGGACATCGGTGCGACTCTGCAGCAGATCGCGGAGTTGACGGCTTCGGGTTGTCAGATCGTGCGGGTGGCGTGTCCGACGCAGGATGATGCGGATGCGTTGGCGACGATTGCTTCGAAGTCGCAGATTCCGGTGATCGCGGATATTCATTTCCAGCCGAAGTATGTGTTCGCGGCGATTGACGCGGGTTGTGCGGCGGTGCGGGTGAATCCGGGGAACATCAAGCAGTTCGACGACAAGGTGAAGGAGATCGCGCGGGCGGCGAATGACGCGGGGACTCCGATCCGGATCGGTGTGAACGCGGGTTCGCTGGATGCGCGGTTGCTGAGGAAGTACGGGAAGGCGACTCCGGAGGCGTTGGTGGAGTCGGCGCTGTGGGAGGCGTCGCTGTTCGAGGAGCATGGGTTCCGGGACATCAAGATCTCGGTGAAGCACAATGATCCGGTCGTGATGGTGAACGCGTACCGTCAGCTGGCCGCGCAGTGCGACTATCCCCTTCATCTGGGTGTGACGGAGGCGGGTCCGGCGTTCCAGGGCACGATCAAGTCCGCTGTGGCGTTCGGTGCGCTGTTGAGTGAGGGGATCGGGGACACGATCCGGGTCTCGTTGTCGGCGCCGCCGGCGGAGGAGGTCAAGGTCGGGCTGCAGATTCTGGAGTCGTTGAATCTGAAGCAGCGTCGGCTGGAGATCGTGTCGTGTCCGTCGTGCGGGCGGGCGCAGGTGGATGTGTACAAGCTCGCGGACCAGGTGAGTGCGGGTCTGGAGGGTATGGAGGTGCCGTTGCGGGTGGCTGTGATGGGCTGTGTCGTCAATGGTCCGGGTGAGGCCCGTGAGGCCGATCTGGGTGTGGCCTCCGGCAATGGGAAGGGGCAGATCTTCGTCAAGGGCGAGATCATCAAGACCGTGCCCGAGTCGAAGATCGTCGAGACCCTCATCGAGGAAGCCCTCAAGATCGCCGAGGGCATGGACGCCGCCGGGACACCATCGGGGGTCCCCGCCGTCACCGTGAGCTGA
- a CDS encoding aspartate aminotransferase family protein yields the protein MKDDEPKGFDLARLLAERGAERYELHAKHLNHQLPRMLHTIGFDKVYERAEGAHFWDAEGNDYLDMLAGFGVMGLGRHHPVVRRALHDVLDASLADLTRFDCQPLPGLLAERLLAHSPHLDRVFFGNSGTEAVETALKFARYATGRPRILYCTHAFHGLTTGSLSVNGESGFRDGFAPLLPDTAIALGDLDALRRELARGDVAGLVVEPIQGKGVHAAPPGFLREAQELLHRHKALLIADEVQTGLGRTGDFYAYQHEEGVEPDLVCVAKALSGGYVPVGATLGKDWIFKRVYSSMDRVLVHSASFGSNAQAMAAGLAVLAVMEDEETVAHARRTGDLLRERLAALVDRYELLHEVRGRGLMIGIEFGRPTSLKLRSRWTMLQAARKGLFAQMVVVPLLQKHRILTQVSGDHLEVIKLIPPLVIDEADVDRFVSAFTAVMDDAHSGGGLMWDFGRTLVKQAVANR from the coding sequence ATGAAGGACGACGAGCCCAAGGGCTTCGATCTGGCGCGGCTCCTCGCGGAGCGCGGCGCCGAACGCTACGAGCTGCACGCGAAGCACCTCAACCACCAGCTCCCGCGCATGCTGCACACCATCGGCTTCGACAAGGTCTACGAACGCGCCGAGGGCGCGCACTTCTGGGACGCGGAGGGCAACGACTACCTCGACATGCTCGCCGGGTTCGGCGTGATGGGGCTCGGCCGGCACCACCCCGTCGTCCGCAGGGCGCTGCACGACGTCCTGGACGCCTCGCTCGCCGACCTGACCCGCTTCGACTGCCAGCCGCTGCCGGGACTGCTGGCCGAGAGGCTGCTCGCGCACAGCCCGCACCTGGACCGGGTGTTCTTCGGCAACAGTGGTACGGAGGCCGTGGAGACCGCGCTGAAATTCGCCCGGTACGCCACCGGGAGGCCGAGGATCCTCTACTGCACGCACGCCTTCCACGGGCTGACCACCGGCTCGCTCTCGGTCAACGGCGAGTCCGGCTTCCGGGACGGCTTCGCCCCGCTGCTGCCCGACACCGCCATCGCCCTCGGCGACCTCGACGCGCTGCGGCGCGAGCTGGCCCGCGGTGACGTGGCCGGACTCGTCGTCGAGCCGATCCAGGGCAAGGGGGTGCACGCCGCGCCGCCCGGCTTCCTGCGCGAGGCCCAGGAGCTGCTGCACCGGCACAAGGCCCTGCTCATCGCCGACGAGGTGCAGACCGGCCTGGGCAGGACCGGCGACTTCTACGCCTACCAGCACGAGGAGGGGGTGGAACCCGATCTGGTCTGTGTCGCCAAGGCGCTCTCCGGCGGCTATGTGCCGGTCGGCGCGACGCTCGGCAAGGACTGGATCTTCAAGCGCGTCTACTCCTCGATGGACCGCGTCCTGGTCCACTCGGCGAGCTTCGGCTCCAACGCCCAGGCGATGGCCGCCGGCCTCGCGGTCCTCGCGGTGATGGAGGACGAGGAGACCGTGGCGCACGCGCGCCGCACCGGTGACCTGCTGCGCGAGCGGCTGGCCGCGCTGGTCGACCGCTATGAGCTGCTGCACGAGGTGCGCGGGCGCGGGCTGATGATCGGCATCGAGTTCGGCCGGCCCACCTCGCTCAAGCTGCGCAGCCGCTGGACCATGCTCCAGGCCGCCCGCAAGGGGCTCTTCGCGCAGATGGTGGTCGTACCGCTGCTCCAGAAGCACCGGATCCTCACCCAGGTCTCCGGCGACCACCTCGAAGTGATCAAGCTGATTCCGCCGCTGGTGATCGACGAGGCGGACGTGGACCGGTTCGTGAGCGCCTTCACCGCCGTGATGGACGACGCGCACAGCGGCGGCGGACTGATGTGGGACTTCGGCCGGACCCTGGTGAAACAGGCGGTCGCCAACCGCTGA
- a CDS encoding DUF6126 family protein, with protein MSDSENYDPLTPARTKAYDPQEKKMPRGLVIRLFAYLVAGHVIAGFLYLLFAVGMHNQ; from the coding sequence ATGTCCGATTCCGAGAACTACGACCCGCTCACCCCGGCCCGGACGAAGGCGTACGACCCGCAGGAGAAGAAGATGCCGCGCGGGCTCGTCATCCGGCTCTTCGCCTATCTGGTGGCGGGGCATGTCATCGCCGGCTTCCTCTACCTGCTGTTCGCGGTCGGGATGCACAACCAGTAG
- a CDS encoding XRE family transcriptional regulator, translating to MNPPDAGAADELPGVAPRLRDLRRGRGLTLETAAQRAGLSPAHLSRLETGRRQPSLPMLLGLARIYGTTVSELLGEMPPERDAIVRSRGFEGPEADGWMYQQAGGSGRAMQALRVRVPHGAQGDLVRVHPGEEWLYVLAGRLRVTLGETVHDLAPGDSAHFDSLTPHRIEAPVPEGAELLFVHTLLQSPAAELCLGSGIHRR from the coding sequence ATGAATCCTCCGGATGCGGGGGCGGCCGACGAGCTGCCCGGTGTCGCCCCTCGCCTGCGCGACCTGCGCCGCGGCCGCGGTCTCACCCTGGAGACCGCCGCCCAGCGGGCCGGACTCTCGCCCGCCCATCTGTCCCGGCTCGAGACCGGCCGGCGTCAGCCCTCGCTGCCCATGCTGCTGGGCCTCGCCAGGATCTACGGTACGACGGTCTCCGAGCTGCTGGGCGAGATGCCCCCGGAACGTGACGCGATCGTCCGGAGCCGGGGCTTCGAGGGCCCCGAGGCCGACGGCTGGATGTACCAGCAGGCCGGCGGCTCCGGACGGGCCATGCAGGCGCTGCGCGTCCGGGTCCCGCACGGCGCCCAGGGCGATCTGGTGCGCGTCCACCCCGGCGAGGAGTGGCTGTACGTCCTGGCCGGGCGGCTCCGGGTGACCCTGGGCGAGACGGTCCACGACCTCGCCCCCGGGGACAGCGCGCACTTCGACTCGCTCACCCCGCACCGGATCGAGGCCCCCGTCCCCGAGGGCGCCGAGCTGCTCTTCGTCCACACCCTGCTGCAGAGCCCCGCCGCCGAGCTGTGTCTCGGCAGCGGCATCCACCGTCGCTGA
- the dxs gene encoding 1-deoxy-D-xylulose-5-phosphate synthase, with protein sequence MTLLQSIRGPHDLKALSTSQLGELAEDIRKFLVQAVARTGGHLGPNLGVVELTIALHRVFDSPVDRILWDTGHQSYVHKLLTGRQDFSKLRGKGGLSGYPSREESEHDVIENSHASTVLGWADGLAKANEVRGLEDHVVAVIGDGALTGGMAWEALNNIAAARERPLIIVVNDNERSYAPTIGGLANHLATLRTTDGYERFLAWGKGVLQQTPVIGQPLYESLHGAKKGFKDAFAPQGMFEDLGLKYVGPIDGHDTAAVESALHRAKRFHGPVLVHCITEKGRGYAPALEDEADRFHTVGAMDPLTCAPLAPSAGPSWTSVFGDEIAAIGAERPDVVALTAAMLHPVGLTKFAEAFPDRVWDVGIAEQHAAVSAAGLATGGLHPVVAVYATFLNRAFDQLLMDVALHRCGVTFVLDRAGVTGPDGASHNGMWDLSVLQVVPGLRIAAPRDAERLRDELREAVAVDDAPTLVRFPKESVGEPVPAIGRIGGMDVLHRAEDADALLVAVGVMAPVCLQAADLLSGAGIRCTVVDPRWVKPVDEELAPLAAEHRLVAVVEDNSRAGGVGSAVGQALRDAGVDVPLRTFGIPEQFLAHGKRAEVLADIGLTPVEIAGRISAALAARDAATGNGHDAPGNGHKESGA encoded by the coding sequence ATGACGCTCTTGCAGAGCATCCGGGGGCCGCACGATCTCAAGGCACTGAGCACATCACAGCTCGGCGAACTCGCCGAGGACATCAGGAAGTTCCTGGTGCAGGCCGTGGCCAGGACCGGCGGCCATCTGGGCCCCAACCTCGGGGTGGTGGAGCTGACCATCGCCCTGCACCGGGTCTTCGACTCGCCCGTGGACCGCATCCTGTGGGACACCGGCCACCAGAGCTACGTACACAAACTGCTCACCGGGCGGCAGGACTTCTCCAAGCTGCGCGGCAAGGGGGGCCTGTCCGGCTACCCCTCCCGCGAGGAGTCCGAGCACGACGTCATCGAGAACTCCCACGCCTCCACGGTCCTCGGCTGGGCCGACGGCCTGGCCAAGGCCAACGAGGTGCGGGGCCTTGAGGACCACGTCGTCGCCGTCATCGGGGACGGCGCCCTCACCGGCGGGATGGCCTGGGAGGCGCTGAACAACATCGCCGCCGCCCGGGAACGCCCGCTGATCATCGTCGTCAACGACAACGAGCGCTCCTACGCCCCGACCATCGGCGGCCTCGCCAACCACCTGGCCACCCTGCGCACCACCGACGGCTACGAACGCTTCCTGGCCTGGGGCAAGGGCGTGCTCCAGCAGACACCGGTCATCGGGCAGCCGCTGTACGAGTCGCTGCACGGCGCCAAGAAGGGGTTCAAGGACGCCTTCGCCCCGCAGGGCATGTTCGAGGACCTCGGGCTGAAGTACGTCGGCCCCATCGACGGACACGACACCGCCGCCGTCGAGTCCGCCCTGCACCGCGCGAAACGCTTCCACGGCCCGGTGCTGGTGCACTGCATCACCGAGAAGGGCCGCGGCTACGCACCCGCCCTGGAGGACGAGGCGGACCGCTTCCACACCGTCGGCGCGATGGACCCGCTGACCTGCGCCCCGCTCGCGCCCTCGGCCGGTCCCTCGTGGACCTCCGTGTTCGGCGACGAGATCGCGGCGATCGGCGCGGAGCGCCCGGACGTCGTCGCCCTCACGGCGGCGATGCTGCACCCCGTCGGGCTGACGAAGTTCGCCGAGGCGTTCCCCGACCGGGTCTGGGACGTGGGCATCGCCGAGCAGCACGCGGCGGTCTCCGCCGCCGGGCTGGCGACGGGCGGGCTGCATCCGGTCGTCGCCGTCTACGCCACCTTCCTCAACCGGGCCTTCGACCAGCTGCTCATGGACGTCGCCCTGCACAGGTGCGGGGTGACCTTCGTCCTGGACCGGGCCGGGGTCACCGGCCCCGACGGCGCCTCCCACAACGGCATGTGGGACCTGTCCGTGCTCCAGGTCGTGCCGGGGCTGCGCATCGCGGCCCCGCGCGACGCCGAGCGGCTGCGGGACGAACTGCGCGAGGCCGTCGCCGTCGACGACGCCCCGACCCTCGTCAGGTTCCCGAAGGAGTCGGTGGGGGAGCCGGTCCCCGCGATCGGCCGGATCGGCGGCATGGACGTCCTGCACCGCGCCGAGGACGCCGACGCACTGCTGGTCGCCGTCGGGGTCATGGCGCCCGTCTGTCTCCAGGCCGCCGATCTGCTGTCGGGCGCGGGCATCCGCTGCACCGTCGTCGACCCGCGCTGGGTCAAACCGGTCGACGAGGAGCTGGCCCCGCTCGCTGCGGAGCACCGGCTCGTCGCCGTCGTCGAGGACAACAGCCGGGCCGGGGGCGTCGGTTCGGCGGTCGGCCAGGCCCTGCGGGACGCCGGGGTCGACGTACCGCTGCGGACCTTCGGCATTCCCGAGCAGTTCCTCGCGCACGGCAAGCGCGCCGAGGTGCTGGCCGACATCGGACTCACCCCGGTCGAGATCGCCGGCCGGATCAGTGCCGCGCTGGCCGCCCGGGACGCGGCCACCGGCAACGGGCACGACGCCCCGGGCAACGGGCACAAGGAGAGCGGGGCATGA
- a CDS encoding tyrosine-protein phosphatase: MTQQLPQTPSTEPELAGIRNFRDVGGLPTTDGRRVRYGRLYRSGHLAHATPEDTAFLTGLGLHTVFDFRNAADHKLDGLDVELPGVRNVSIPLSDPADGAEFWRMVRDGNMTELRSILADGKGTARMVASYRTIILERTAEHSRVLHALAEDSVPALMHCAAGKDRAGLSIAVSLLALGVEREAIEADYLKSNDAHRRYRVKRSDTSAAGMSPEVMELLNPLFGAQPDYLAAAFAAIDETWGSTDRYLSDGLKLAPATRERLRERLLDEG; the protein is encoded by the coding sequence GTGACGCAGCAGCTGCCGCAGACCCCGTCGACGGAACCCGAACTGGCCGGGATCCGCAATTTCCGTGACGTGGGCGGGCTGCCCACCACGGACGGCCGCCGGGTGCGCTACGGACGGCTCTACCGCAGCGGTCACCTCGCGCACGCCACCCCCGAGGACACCGCCTTCCTGACCGGTCTCGGGCTGCACACGGTCTTCGACTTCCGCAACGCGGCCGACCACAAGCTGGACGGCCTCGACGTGGAGCTGCCCGGCGTGCGCAACGTGAGCATCCCGCTCAGCGACCCGGCGGACGGCGCGGAGTTCTGGCGGATGGTGCGCGACGGCAACATGACCGAGCTGCGTTCGATCCTCGCCGACGGCAAGGGGACGGCCCGCATGGTCGCCTCGTACCGCACGATCATCCTGGAGCGGACCGCCGAACACAGCCGGGTGCTGCACGCACTGGCCGAGGACAGCGTCCCCGCCCTGATGCACTGCGCGGCCGGCAAGGACCGGGCGGGGCTCTCCATCGCGGTCTCCCTGCTCGCCCTCGGCGTCGAGCGCGAGGCCATCGAGGCCGACTACCTCAAGTCCAACGACGCGCACCGCCGTTACCGCGTCAAGCGCAGCGACACCTCCGCGGCCGGGATGTCACCCGAGGTGATGGAGCTGCTCAACCCGCTCTTCGGTGCCCAGCCCGACTACCTCGCCGCCGCCTTCGCCGCCATCGACGAGACCTGGGGAAGCACCGACCGCTATCTCTCCGACGGGCTGAAGCTCGCCCCCGCCACGCGCGAGCGGCTGCGCGAACGGCTCCTCGACGAGGGCTGA
- the hpnH gene encoding adenosyl-hopene transferase HpnH yields MAMPLRQTIKVATYLAEQKLRRREKFPLIVELEPLFACNLACEGCGKIQHPAGVLKQRMPVAQAVGAVLESGAPMVSIAGGEPLMHPQIDEIVRQLVAKKKYVFLCTNAMLLRKKIEKFTPSPYFAFAVHIDGLRERHDESVAKEGVFDEAVAAIKEAKRRGFRVTTNSTFFNTDTPQTIIEVLNYLNDDLKVDEMMISPAYAYEKAPDQEHFLGVEQTRELFKKSFAGGNRARWRLNHSPLFLDFLEGKADFPCTAWAIPNYSLFGWQRPCYLMSDGYVPTYRQLIEETDWDKYGRGKDPRCANCMAHCGYEPTAVLATMGSLKESLRAARETVGGNR; encoded by the coding sequence ATGGCCATGCCACTCCGTCAGACCATCAAGGTTGCGACGTACCTTGCCGAACAGAAGCTCCGCAGGCGGGAGAAGTTCCCGCTGATCGTCGAGCTGGAGCCGCTGTTCGCCTGCAATCTCGCCTGTGAGGGCTGCGGGAAGATTCAGCACCCGGCCGGAGTCCTCAAGCAGCGCATGCCGGTGGCCCAGGCCGTCGGCGCGGTGCTCGAATCCGGCGCCCCGATGGTCTCCATCGCGGGCGGCGAGCCGCTGATGCACCCGCAGATCGACGAAATCGTCCGCCAGCTCGTGGCGAAGAAGAAGTACGTGTTCCTCTGCACCAACGCGATGCTGCTGCGGAAGAAGATCGAGAAGTTCACGCCGTCGCCCTACTTCGCGTTCGCCGTGCACATCGACGGGCTGCGGGAGCGGCACGACGAGTCGGTCGCCAAGGAAGGGGTGTTCGACGAGGCGGTGGCGGCGATCAAGGAGGCCAAGCGGCGCGGCTTCCGGGTCACCACGAACTCCACCTTCTTCAACACCGACACCCCGCAGACCATCATCGAGGTGCTCAACTACCTCAACGACGACCTGAAGGTCGACGAGATGATGATCTCGCCCGCCTACGCCTACGAGAAGGCGCCCGACCAGGAGCACTTCCTGGGTGTCGAGCAGACCCGCGAGCTGTTCAAGAAGTCCTTCGCGGGCGGCAACCGGGCCAGGTGGCGCCTCAACCACTCGCCGCTCTTCCTGGACTTCCTGGAGGGCAAGGCGGACTTCCCGTGCACGGCGTGGGCCATCCCGAACTACTCGCTGTTCGGCTGGCAGCGCCCCTGCTACCTGATGAGCGACGGGTACGTCCCGACGTACCGGCAGCTCATCGAGGAGACCGACTGGGACAAGTACGGCCGGGGCAAGGACCCGCGCTGCGCCAACTGCATGGCGCACTGCGGCTACGAGCCCACCGCCGTCCTGGCCACCATGGGCTCGCTCAAGGAGTCCCTGCGGGCCGCGCGGGAGACCGTCGGCGGGAACCGGTGA
- a CDS encoding peptidoglycan DD-metalloendopeptidase family protein produces MPNSGKHRRPKSSTIARGVVAASAGGAVIALPLLGATGAHAAEQTAPATSKSAAAHTTPAKAAKKHSGTTTYSVVSGDYLSKIAAEHKLKGGWEKLYQDNREVVGDNPSLIFPGMKLTLGGKSWGHASTTSTPSKAAPKAAPKAPAKTETKASTASDSSASSSSDASSSKETSAPATQSNDSGYVHPVPGNHTTAYRASGSNWSSGSHTGIDFPVATGTSVKAITSGTVVTAGWGGAYGNEVVIKHADGHYSQYGHMSSLSVSAGQTVTAGQQVGLSGATGNATGPHLHFEIRTGPAYGSDIDPIAYLAAHGINV; encoded by the coding sequence ATGCCCAATTCGGGTAAGCACCGCCGTCCCAAGTCCAGCACCATCGCCCGCGGCGTCGTCGCCGCGAGCGCCGGCGGAGCCGTCATCGCGCTTCCGCTGCTCGGCGCCACCGGTGCCCACGCCGCAGAGCAGACCGCCCCGGCCACCTCGAAGTCGGCCGCCGCGCACACCACGCCGGCCAAGGCCGCGAAGAAGCACTCCGGCACCACGACCTACTCCGTGGTCTCCGGCGACTACCTCTCCAAGATCGCCGCCGAGCACAAGCTCAAGGGCGGCTGGGAGAAGCTGTACCAGGACAACCGCGAGGTCGTCGGCGACAACCCGAGCCTGATCTTCCCGGGCATGAAGCTGACGCTCGGCGGCAAGAGCTGGGGCCACGCCTCGACCACCTCCACCCCGTCGAAGGCCGCCCCGAAGGCCGCTCCCAAGGCCCCGGCCAAGACCGAGACGAAGGCGTCCACCGCCTCCGACTCGTCCGCCTCTTCCTCCTCCGACGCCTCGTCGTCCAAGGAGACCTCGGCCCCGGCGACCCAGAGCAACGACTCCGGTTACGTCCACCCGGTCCCGGGCAACCACACCACCGCCTACCGCGCCTCCGGCTCCAACTGGTCCAGCGGCAGCCACACCGGCATCGACTTCCCCGTCGCCACCGGCACCAGCGTGAAGGCCATCACCTCCGGCACCGTCGTCACCGCCGGCTGGGGCGGCGCGTACGGCAACGAGGTCGTCATCAAGCACGCCGACGGCCACTACTCGCAGTACGGCCACATGTCCTCGCTCTCCGTCTCGGCGGGCCAGACCGTGACCGCGGGCCAGCAGGTCGGCCTCTCCGGCGCCACCGGCAACGCCACCGGCCCGCACCTGCACTTCGAGATCCGCACGGGCCCGGCCTACGGCTCGGACATCGACCCGATCGCCTACCTGGCGGCCCACGGGATCAACGTCTGA